Proteins co-encoded in one Macrobrachium rosenbergii isolate ZJJX-2024 chromosome 54, ASM4041242v1, whole genome shotgun sequence genomic window:
- the LOC136834593 gene encoding E3 SUMO-protein ligase ZBED1-like, with protein sequence MPELRPIQDCITRWNSTFHMLKRVLESREAIISTIAIMNAPVDIPNQNEWDIIKEACTVLEPFQQVTVEISAESYVTASKIIILCRGLQTVTNHHQTSELITTEKVAELVTTLSSSMERRFHRMEYNAVLSDTSILDPRFKKLAFNESTAVDDAVQRLTTAAARCNPRSEPAPPPSGQDLRVNPEPHTSTVWSFFDERASGDNERRNPSTDAVLEVRSYLEEPIIQRAADPLSWWKSKALVYPRLAKVMARKLCIVATSVPSERIFSKTGQIITERRNRISSNKVSDLVFLNANLRDTT encoded by the coding sequence ATGCCGGAGTTAAGACCCATTCAAGACTGTATCACAAGATGGAATTCAACTTTTCATATGCTGAAACGGGTTTTGGAGTCAAGAGAGGCCATAATCTCTACCATAGCTATCATGAATGCCCCAGTTGACATACCCAACCAAAATGAATGGgatataattaaagaagcctGCACTGTCTTGGAGCCATTTCAACAGGTCACAGTAGAAATCAGTGCAGAAAGCTATGTGACTGCCTCAAAAATTATTATCCTGTGTAGGGGTCTTCAAACTGTAACAAACCATCACCAGACAAGTGAATTAATAACTACTGAAAAAGTAGCTGAGTTGGTGACAACTCTTTCTAGTTCAATGGAAAGGAGGTTCCACCGCATGGAATACAATGCTGTCCTCTCAGATACTAGCATATTAGATCCAAGGTTCAAGAAACTGGCCTTTAATGAAAGCACTGCTGTTGATGATGCTGTGCAAAGACTGACAACTGCTGCAGCTAGATGCAATCCACGCAGTGAACCAGCCCCGCCACCTTCAGGACAAGATTTAAGAGTAAATCCAGAGCCACATACATCAACTGTGTGGAGTTTTTTTGATGAAAGAGCATCAGGGGACAATGAAAGAAGAAATCCTTCAACAGACGCAGTTTTAGAAGTTAGGTCTTACCTCGAGGAACCAATAATTCAGCGAGCAGCAGATCCTCTGAGCTGGTGGAAATCCAAGGCCTTAGTGTACCCACGACTTGCCAAAGTCATGGCAAGGAAACTGTGTATAGTAGCAACTTCAGTCCCATCAGAGAGAATTTTCTCCAAAACGGGACAGATTATAACAGAGCGAAGGAACAGAATCAGCTCAAACAAAGTCAGTGATTTAGTTTTTCTAAATGCCAACTTACGAGACACTACATAg
- the LOC136834802 gene encoding methionine aminopeptidase 1 produces MSTGGPMLHFCETNGCTAEAKLQCPTCIKLGIQGSFFCSQSCFKGSWESHKLLHKKTRASDSPSQYNPWPFYMFTGNLRPFPRSAKREVPASIGRPDYADDPHGFPHSEQKLRGSTNIKCLSDEEIEGMRVACKLAREVLDEGVKATDVGVTTDEIDRIIHEAAIERECYPSPLNYHGFPKSCCTSINEVICHGIPDMRPLQNGDICNIDVTVYHREYHGDLNETLFIGEVSSIAKNLVKTTWECLQKSIEIVKPGVKYRDIGAVIQKHAHAQGFSVVRSYCGHGIHKLFHTAPSVPHYAKNKAVGIMKPGHTFTIEPMISEGTWKDEQWPDNWTAVTTDGKLSAQFEETLLVTDTGVEVLTRRREKNGQPYFMD; encoded by the exons ATGTCTACCGGCGGTCCAATGTTACACTTTTGCGAGACGAATGGCTGCACAGCTGAGGCCAAGTTACAGTGTCCGACATGCATCAAATTAGGAATACAGGGTTCATTCTTTTGCTCACAG AGTTGTTTCAAGGGCTCTTGGGAATCACATAAATTACTACACAAGAAGACTA GAGCTTCAGACTCTCCGTCACAGTACAATCCATGGCCATTTTATATGTTTACGG GTAATTTACGACCCTTTCCTAGGAGCGCTAAGCGTGAGGTTCCAGCTAGTATAGGTCGACCAGATTATGCAGATGACCCACATGGGTTTCCCCATTCTGAACAGAAACTCAGAGGGTCCACTAACATTAAGTGCCTTTCCGATGAAGAGATTGAGGGAATGAGAGTAGCTTGCAAG TTAGCCAGAGAAGTCTTAGACGAAGGTGTCAAAGCCACAGATGTTGGTGTCACAACAGACGAAATAGACCGCATAATACACGAGGCAGCAATAGAGAGGGAGTGTTATCCATCACCATTAAATTATCATGGTTTCCCAAAGTCTTGTTGTACTTCAATAAATGAGGTCATATGCCATGGGATTCCAGATATGAGACCACTACAAAATGGCGATATATGCAATA TTGATGTCACAGTATATCACAGAGAATACCACGGTGATTTGAACGAGACTTTATTTATAGGAGAGGTTAGCAGTATAGCCAAGAATTTGGTCAAAACCACTTGGGAATGCTTACAAAAATCCATTGAAATAG TGAAACCTGGTGTAAAATATCGAGACATAGGAGCTGTGATCCAGAAGCATGCCCATGCTCAGGGTTTCTCTGTGGTGAGGTCATATTGCGGCCATGGCATCCATAAGCTGTTTCATACTGCACCTTCTGTTCCTCATTATGCAA aaaataaggCTGTTGGTATCATGAAACCTGGACATACTTTCACCATTGAACCAATGATTTCAGAAG GCACTTGGAAAGATGAACAGTGGCCTGATAACTGGACTGCTGTGACAACTGATGGGAAGCTCTCAGCACAGTTTGAGGAGACTTTGCTTGTCACGGACACAGGAGTCGAAGTCCTTACACGACGCAGAGAGAAGAATGGCCAGCCGTATTTTATGGACTGA